One Methylomonas sp. LL1 DNA window includes the following coding sequences:
- a CDS encoding DUF3530 family protein has translation MIARLLVFWGCSVLAQMALAGDQPRELDYAANLQRNLGMGQIVWLNAGDQKFLGLLTEAEKSDNSNAAIVLHDQGEQPDQQFLIHGLRTVLPQHNWTTLAVQLPLREIGAGAADYYPLFDEARERIRASVEFLRGKGAKNIAVIGYGMGAAMAAYSISLDPDALLALAAISLPLPDSDLPQAQIGQFIPKIALPFLDLYAEFDLPEVVDTARQRRMLAKDNPVYRQIRINGENHAYQHDPGMVIKRVYSWLALTLSPN, from the coding sequence GTGATAGCGCGGTTGTTGGTTTTTTGGGGATGCTCGGTTCTGGCGCAGATGGCCTTGGCCGGCGACCAGCCTCGTGAACTGGATTATGCCGCCAATCTGCAACGGAATCTCGGCATGGGACAGATCGTCTGGTTAAATGCGGGCGATCAAAAGTTTTTAGGTTTGTTGACCGAAGCGGAAAAATCCGACAATAGCAATGCGGCCATTGTGTTGCACGATCAGGGAGAGCAACCCGATCAACAATTTTTGATTCATGGTTTGCGCACCGTGTTGCCCCAGCATAACTGGACCACGTTGGCCGTGCAGTTGCCCTTGCGTGAAATCGGGGCCGGCGCGGCGGATTACTATCCTTTGTTCGACGAAGCCCGTGAACGCATCCGGGCTTCGGTCGAGTTTTTGCGCGGCAAGGGGGCTAAAAATATCGCCGTTATTGGTTATGGGATGGGGGCGGCCATGGCGGCTTATAGCATTAGCTTGGATCCTGACGCCTTGCTGGCGCTGGCCGCCATCAGTCTGCCGCTGCCGGACAGCGATTTGCCGCAGGCCCAAATAGGCCAGTTTATTCCGAAAATTGCACTGCCTTTTCTCGACCTGTATGCCGAGTTTGATTTACCCGAGGTGGTGGATACCGCCCGTCAACGCCGCATGTTGGCCAAGGACAATCCGGTATATCGGCAAATCAGGATCAATGGCGAAAACCACGCGTATCAGCATGATCCCGGCATGGTGATTAAACGCGTATACAGTTGGCTGGCTTTAACGCTGAGCCCAAATTAA
- a CDS encoding ATP-binding SpoIIE family protein phosphatase gives MINQNPLPQESASIVLVENEHSCQESVQGMLSSAGYHCRLADSVNQILEYTLAGTLDLLVLGTQVCSCDEVKAIRAAMKSYLPVVVICDNIDDALLDRFEGAGIDSYITRPVNGRLLLSKIQSSLKLRRLHLHEVEQREQLQNYQQRMDIEQEVAVRIFDNVLKRHFLETDVVKSVLSPTALFNGDLLLVAKTPDDHLYLLLGDFTGHGLSASVAATPTAEVFYGMTQKGFTLPDIVREINGKLHKMLPANMFLAATAVALYPDSKTLNLITCGLPEHFLVNHADGSCKAIKSKNIPLGIQEDIELEEQNYSVSRHHYLYLLTDGVFDAENGHGECFGSERVIEAISGHPGKGLESLQSRLAEYSQGLSQKDDITIVKIICDVENVPWRDNSAQQAKRTVQALHWKNMMEFGIDTLAVVNPIPIMVNALMEIQGLQQHRQAIFLIVSELFANALDHGLLELDSAIKDTPEGFMRFYQLKEERLQSRRQGLIRFLFAHKPTRRGGQLTIKVVDSGCGFDWRQRRQELDCNSGFCGRGIKLVETLCSRLTFHGSGNRVTAVFDWQTEA, from the coding sequence ATGATTAACCAGAACCCGCTTCCGCAAGAATCCGCCAGCATCGTGCTGGTTGAAAACGAGCATTCTTGCCAGGAAAGTGTGCAAGGCATGCTGTCTTCGGCAGGCTACCATTGCCGTCTTGCGGATTCGGTAAATCAGATCCTTGAGTATACGCTGGCCGGTACTCTTGATCTGTTGGTTCTCGGCACACAGGTTTGTTCGTGCGATGAAGTAAAAGCCATTCGCGCCGCGATGAAAAGCTACCTGCCGGTCGTTGTGATCTGCGACAACATCGATGATGCCTTATTGGATCGTTTCGAGGGGGCGGGCATCGATAGCTATATTACCCGTCCGGTTAATGGCCGTTTGTTGTTGAGCAAAATCCAGTCTTCATTGAAATTACGCCGGCTTCATCTGCACGAGGTCGAACAACGCGAACAGTTGCAGAACTACCAGCAGCGGATGGATATTGAACAGGAAGTCGCGGTCAGAATTTTCGACAATGTCTTGAAAAGACACTTTCTGGAAACCGATGTGGTCAAATCGGTTTTATCGCCGACGGCCTTGTTTAACGGTGATTTATTGCTGGTGGCGAAAACGCCGGACGATCATTTGTATCTATTGCTGGGCGATTTTACCGGCCATGGTTTGTCGGCATCGGTTGCCGCCACGCCCACGGCGGAAGTGTTTTACGGCATGACTCAGAAAGGTTTCACCCTGCCCGACATTGTTCGAGAGATTAACGGCAAACTGCATAAAATGCTACCGGCCAACATGTTTCTGGCGGCGACCGCCGTTGCGTTGTATCCCGATTCGAAAACCTTGAATCTGATTACTTGCGGCTTGCCCGAGCATTTTCTGGTCAATCATGCCGATGGCAGTTGTAAGGCCATCAAATCCAAGAACATCCCGTTAGGCATTCAGGAAGACATCGAACTGGAAGAACAAAACTATAGTGTTAGCCGCCATCATTATCTGTACTTGCTGACCGATGGCGTATTCGATGCCGAGAATGGCCATGGCGAGTGCTTCGGTAGCGAGCGCGTGATCGAGGCGATCAGCGGCCATCCGGGTAAAGGCCTTGAGAGTCTGCAAAGCCGTCTTGCCGAGTATAGCCAGGGCTTGAGCCAGAAAGACGATATTACTATCGTCAAAATCATTTGCGATGTCGAGAACGTACCCTGGCGCGACAATAGTGCGCAACAAGCGAAACGCACTGTACAGGCATTGCACTGGAAAAACATGATGGAGTTTGGTATCGACACCCTGGCTGTCGTTAATCCGATTCCGATCATGGTAAATGCCTTGATGGAAATCCAGGGTTTGCAGCAACACCGTCAAGCGATCTTTTTGATTGTCAGTGAATTGTTCGCCAATGCGCTGGATCACGGCCTATTGGAACTGGATTCAGCCATCAAGGATACGCCCGAGGGATTTATGCGTTTTTATCAGTTAAAAGAGGAACGCCTGCAAAGCCGGCGGCAAGGCCTGATACGCTTCCTGTTCGCGCATAAGCCCACAAGGCGGGGTGGACAATTGACGATTAAAGTCGTGGATAGCGGTTGTGGTTTTGATTGGCGCCAGCGGCGGCAAGAGTTGGACTGCAACAGCGGCTTTTGCGGACGCGGCATAAAACTGGTGGAAACCCTGTGCTCGCGCTTGACCTTTCATGGCAGCGGCAATCGGGTAACCGCCGTTTTCGATTGGCAAACAGAAGCCTGA
- a CDS encoding (2Fe-2S) ferredoxin domain-containing protein: protein MSDIAKPTMAAYDRYVLVCAGKNCTHHGEGPALYEELKTKLKQLGLTEGKIVIKRGKVHCFGVCTAGPLLCVQPDGVWYYAVDSERLDKIIDMHLIGGQPVTEWVFHQGPRCHA from the coding sequence ATGAGCGACATTGCAAAACCCACCATGGCGGCCTATGACCGGTATGTATTGGTTTGTGCCGGCAAAAACTGTACGCATCATGGCGAAGGTCCGGCTTTATATGAGGAATTGAAAACCAAGTTGAAGCAGTTGGGGTTGACGGAAGGCAAAATCGTAATCAAGCGCGGCAAGGTCCATTGTTTCGGGGTTTGCACGGCAGGTCCCCTGCTGTGCGTGCAACCGGATGGGGTCTGGTATTATGCCGTCGACAGCGAAAGGCTGGACAAAATTATTGATATGCATTTGATTGGCGGCCAGCCGGTGACCGAATGGGTTTTTCATCAAGGCCCGCGTTGTCACGCATAG
- a CDS encoding AI-2E family transporter, with protein MSDSQKWLVLAFALALGWLLYLLAPILMPFAVAAILAYLGDPLVDRLEILKYRNFRLNRTWAVIVVFLGIIVTATALMLVIIPTIEYQIGEFIDKLPSYLQWLNKSVIPTLQKYFGKGIRPLKIEQLIVYIRSYWQDGSSVSENLIKSVSHSGAVIVGWVMNLVLIPVITFYLLRDWDDLVARVHDLFPRRYASTVGMLAAEADDVLGAFLRGQFYVMLALGLIYSVGLLSIGLDLALLIGMIAGLISFVPYMGAFVGITMAFMAALLQFQDAMHLVSVLIVFAVGHSLESMLLTPWLVGNKIGLHPVAVIFAVLAGGQLFGFLGILLALPVASVIMVLLRHIHERYTFSGFYGGGSGL; from the coding sequence ATGAGCGATTCGCAAAAATGGTTGGTATTGGCTTTTGCCTTGGCCCTGGGATGGTTGTTGTATTTATTGGCGCCCATACTGATGCCTTTTGCGGTTGCCGCGATTCTGGCTTATTTGGGCGATCCTCTGGTCGATAGGCTGGAAATATTGAAATACCGCAATTTCCGATTGAACCGCACCTGGGCGGTCATCGTGGTTTTCCTGGGCATCATTGTCACGGCGACGGCGTTGATGTTGGTGATCATTCCGACCATCGAATATCAAATCGGGGAGTTCATCGATAAACTGCCTTCGTATTTACAATGGTTGAATAAATCGGTGATTCCGACCTTGCAGAAATATTTTGGTAAGGGCATCAGACCGTTGAAGATCGAACAATTGATAGTCTACATCCGTAGTTACTGGCAAGACGGTTCTTCGGTTAGCGAAAACCTGATCAAATCGGTATCGCATTCCGGTGCCGTCATCGTTGGTTGGGTCATGAATTTGGTGTTGATTCCGGTGATCACGTTTTATTTGTTGCGGGATTGGGATGACCTGGTGGCTAGGGTCCATGACTTGTTTCCGCGGCGTTATGCCTCGACCGTCGGCATGTTGGCCGCCGAAGCCGATGACGTGCTGGGTGCGTTTTTGCGCGGCCAGTTTTATGTGATGCTGGCCCTGGGTCTGATCTACAGTGTTGGTTTACTGTCGATTGGGCTGGATTTGGCGCTATTGATAGGTATGATTGCCGGTTTGATCAGTTTTGTGCCGTATATGGGGGCCTTCGTCGGCATCACCATGGCCTTCATGGCGGCTTTGCTGCAATTTCAGGATGCGATGCATTTAGTGTCGGTGCTGATCGTTTTTGCCGTCGGTCATAGCTTGGAAAGCATGCTGCTGACCCCTTGGTTGGTGGGCAATAAAATCGGCCTACATCCGGTGGCGGTGATATTTGCCGTGTTGGCCGGCGGGCAATTGTTCGGCTTTTTGGGCATCTTGCTGGCATTGCCGGTGGCTTCGGTCATCATGGTATTGTTGCGGCACATCCACGAACGCTACACCTTTAGCGGTTTTTACGGCGGCGGTTCCGGGTTGTGA
- a CDS encoding cold shock domain-containing protein: protein MADNVHKGVLKTWKDDRGFGFIQPDDSDKDIFVHISALKGMARRPVRGDVLLYQVGQDAGGKFKAINARIEGVEFVQPSPKVTRKWLWIVAAALGLVSAAAAYAYFM from the coding sequence ATGGCAGACAATGTCCATAAGGGCGTTTTAAAAACCTGGAAAGACGATAGAGGTTTCGGGTTTATCCAGCCGGACGACAGCGATAAAGATATTTTTGTGCACATCTCGGCCTTGAAAGGCATGGCGCGCAGGCCGGTGCGGGGCGATGTGCTGCTTTATCAGGTAGGACAAGACGCGGGTGGAAAATTCAAGGCAATTAACGCCCGTATCGAGGGTGTGGAGTTTGTACAACCTAGCCCAAAAGTTACCAGGAAATGGCTATGGATAGTTGCCGCGGCCTTGGGCTTGGTCAGCGCGGCGGCGGCTTATGCGTATTTCATGTAA
- a CDS encoding TIGR02647 family protein — translation MRISDEIVSEIHLLSLFNLASHQEGVKVHTKADAQLIEAADRLFSKGLTTQKDGGYLTDLGVEVAEHVQKMLTILQ, via the coding sequence ATGCGTATAAGCGATGAAATCGTCTCGGAAATTCATTTGTTATCATTATTCAATTTGGCCTCGCACCAGGAAGGGGTCAAAGTACATACCAAAGCCGATGCGCAACTGATCGAGGCCGCCGATCGGCTATTTTCGAAAGGTCTTACCACGCAGAAGGATGGCGGCTATCTGACCGATTTGGGCGTGGAAGTGGCGGAACATGTCCAGAAAATGCTGACTATTTTACAGTAG
- a CDS encoding SemiSWEET transporter, with translation MNMIPDLIGYLAATLTTVSFLPQAILTLKTRDTDALSLGMYSLFTSGVLLWLIYGIYLANPAIIAANAVTLLLASLILSFKIYNTLRK, from the coding sequence ATGAACATGATTCCCGACTTGATCGGATACTTGGCGGCCACGCTGACCACGGTATCGTTTTTGCCGCAAGCCATTTTGACTCTGAAAACCCGAGACACCGATGCCTTATCGTTGGGCATGTACAGCCTGTTCACCAGCGGCGTGTTGTTGTGGCTGATTTACGGCATTTATCTTGCCAACCCCGCCATTATCGCGGCCAATGCCGTGACCTTGTTGCTGGCTTCTCTGATTTTGAGTTTTAAAATCTACAATACTTTGCGCAAATAA
- a CDS encoding DNA translocase FtsK: MVAVVEERSARGFREIALLGFSCCGLFLLIALLTFDSNDPGWSHSTSYQAINNACGLFGAWLSNFILYFFGLMAYLIPIMVLGYGYMLFSSDQSKTGRWLLLMRSGGFIATMISGSAILFLHLHFLRTKVDLPESPGGILGREIGDVLVHLLGNSGSTLLLLAIFMTGVTMLTGMSWLGAMNVVGKCAIGVFAVLGRKAIEAPARQRAERAQRPLAVKKARAPEALDEEKPKKPSLQILKSAPMEKPAAAVKPQRKKDSKPVEDFGPDIYLNALPPLTLLDKREIKVKRYSKLELEEISRQVEDVLQDYGISAEVEAVLPGPVITRFELRLAAGVKVSRISSLAKDLARGLSVTSVRIVEIIEGKSVIGLEIPNQEREMVSLRDLLVSDEFERAKSKLSIAMGKDISGTPVVADLGKMPHALVAGTTGSGKSVAINTMILSLLYKSKPDDVRMIMIDPKMLELSVYEGIPHLLTPVVTDMKDAQNALRWSVAEMERRYKLMSKVGVRNLAGYNHAVTEAEAAGKPIRDPLFRPETPVALEDYPTLTTLPSIVIVIDELADMMMVVGKKVEELIARLAQKARAAGIHLVLATQRPSVDVLTGLIKANVPTRISFQVSSRIDSRTIIDQGGAEALLGNGDMLFLPSGTSIPLRAHGAFVDDHEVHRVVEFLKKTGPTNYLDEITQERTDSGEVAGAEGEESESDALYDEAVAFVTESRKASISSVQRRFKIGYNRAARIIEDMENAGVVSPAETNGSREVLAPPPR, encoded by the coding sequence ATGGTAGCTGTTGTGGAAGAAAGAAGCGCGAGAGGTTTTCGCGAAATTGCATTATTGGGTTTTTCCTGCTGCGGACTGTTTCTTTTGATCGCGCTGTTGACTTTCGATTCGAACGATCCGGGCTGGAGTCATAGCACGTCATATCAAGCCATCAACAACGCCTGCGGCTTGTTCGGCGCCTGGTTGTCCAATTTTATTCTGTACTTTTTCGGCTTGATGGCTTATCTGATTCCTATCATGGTTTTGGGCTATGGCTACATGTTGTTCTCATCGGATCAATCTAAAACCGGCCGCTGGTTGTTGTTGATGCGGAGCGGCGGCTTCATCGCCACCATGATTTCCGGCTCGGCGATTTTGTTTTTACATTTGCATTTCCTCAGAACCAAGGTCGATTTGCCGGAAAGTCCCGGTGGTATTCTGGGCCGGGAAATCGGCGATGTGTTGGTGCATTTGCTGGGAAATTCCGGTTCTACCCTGTTATTGCTGGCGATTTTTATGACCGGCGTGACCATGTTGACCGGTATGTCCTGGTTGGGGGCGATGAATGTCGTCGGCAAATGCGCCATCGGTGTTTTTGCCGTACTGGGGCGGAAAGCGATTGAGGCTCCCGCGCGACAACGTGCCGAAAGAGCGCAACGTCCGTTGGCCGTTAAAAAGGCCCGGGCACCTGAAGCGCTTGACGAGGAAAAGCCCAAAAAGCCTAGCTTACAAATTCTAAAATCGGCTCCGATGGAAAAACCGGCGGCAGCCGTCAAGCCGCAGCGTAAAAAAGACAGCAAGCCGGTGGAGGATTTTGGGCCGGATATTTATCTGAATGCCTTGCCGCCCTTGACCTTGCTGGATAAGCGCGAAATCAAGGTCAAGCGTTATTCCAAGCTGGAGTTGGAAGAAATTTCCAGGCAAGTCGAAGACGTTTTGCAGGATTATGGTATTTCCGCCGAAGTGGAAGCCGTGTTGCCCGGTCCCGTGATCACGCGCTTTGAGTTGCGTTTGGCGGCCGGCGTCAAGGTCAGCCGGATCAGCAGCTTGGCAAAGGATTTAGCCCGTGGTTTGTCGGTGACCAGCGTACGGATCGTTGAAATCATCGAGGGCAAATCGGTGATCGGGTTGGAGATTCCCAATCAGGAACGCGAAATGGTGTCGTTGCGCGATTTGCTGGTATCGGACGAATTCGAACGCGCAAAATCCAAGCTCAGCATTGCGATGGGCAAGGATATTTCCGGTACGCCGGTGGTGGCGGATCTGGGCAAAATGCCGCATGCGTTGGTGGCCGGTACCACGGGTTCCGGTAAATCGGTCGCCATCAATACCATGATCTTGAGCTTGTTATATAAATCCAAGCCGGATGATGTGCGGATGATCATGATCGACCCCAAAATGCTGGAGTTGTCGGTGTACGAAGGCATTCCGCATTTGCTGACGCCGGTGGTGACCGATATGAAGGATGCCCAGAATGCCCTGCGCTGGTCGGTGGCGGAAATGGAGCGGCGCTATAAATTGATGTCTAAGGTCGGCGTGCGTAATCTGGCCGGTTATAACCATGCGGTGACGGAAGCCGAAGCCGCCGGTAAACCGATACGCGATCCATTGTTCAGGCCGGAAACGCCGGTGGCTTTGGAAGACTATCCCACGCTGACCACACTGCCCAGTATTGTCATCGTGATCGACGAGTTGGCCGATATGATGATGGTGGTGGGCAAAAAAGTTGAAGAGTTGATCGCGCGTCTGGCGCAGAAGGCGAGGGCGGCCGGCATTCATTTGGTGTTGGCGACCCAGCGGCCTTCGGTGGACGTGTTGACCGGCTTGATCAAGGCCAACGTGCCGACCCGGATTTCGTTTCAGGTTTCCTCTCGCATCGATTCCCGTACCATTATCGATCAGGGCGGGGCGGAAGCCTTGCTGGGTAACGGCGACATGTTGTTTCTACCTTCCGGTACCAGCATCCCGTTGCGGGCTCATGGCGCCTTCGTCGACGATCATGAAGTGCATAGAGTGGTGGAATTTCTGAAGAAAACCGGCCCCACCAATTATCTGGACGAAATCACCCAAGAACGCACCGATAGCGGCGAAGTGGCTGGTGCCGAGGGAGAAGAAAGCGAAAGCGATGCACTGTATGACGAAGCCGTGGCCTTTGTGACCGAATCCCGGAAAGCCTCGATTTCCAGCGTGCAACGCCGCTTCAAAATTGGCTACAACCGCGCGGCTCGCATCATCGAAGACATGGAAAATGCCGGCGTGGTCAGCCCGGCCGAGACCAACGGCTCCCGCGAGGTGCTGGCTCCGCCGCCGCGTTGA
- a CDS encoding DUF6164 family protein, translated as MSILFFRLRGVPEDEADDIRELLNVNGITFYETSAGNWGISLPAIWLHHPDDLPKAQILFDDYQQQRTVTQRALYLELKQQNRQAGFWRHNLKKPFRFLGYCGLLSLILYISIKWLFELGL; from the coding sequence ATGTCCATACTGTTTTTTCGATTACGAGGCGTACCAGAGGATGAAGCCGACGACATCCGCGAATTGCTGAACGTCAACGGCATCACCTTCTATGAAACATCGGCCGGCAACTGGGGCATTTCCCTGCCGGCCATTTGGCTGCATCATCCCGACGATTTGCCCAAGGCCCAAATACTTTTCGACGACTATCAGCAACAGCGCACCGTCACGCAACGGGCCTTGTATCTCGAATTAAAGCAACAAAACCGGCAAGCCGGCTTTTGGCGGCATAACCTGAAAAAACCGTTCCGCTTTCTCGGCTACTGCGGTCTTTTAAGCCTGATCCTTTATATTTCGATCAAGTGGCTGTTCGAGTTAGGTCTGTAA
- the cobO gene encoding cob(I)yrinic acid a,c-diamide adenosyltransferase, whose product MKNRDRRQGVVLVHTGEGKGKSSSAFGMVFRAAGWGMKVCVIQFIKGQWQTGEQKAAERFDNIEWHALGDGFTWNTKNPEQDIKTSREIWEFSKQKILSREFDLVLLDEINYCCGYGWISGQEIADFIRDQKPTWMHLVLTGRNAAPEVIEAAHTVTEMKPIKHAFQVGIKAEQGVEF is encoded by the coding sequence ATGAAAAATAGAGACAGAAGGCAGGGCGTGGTATTGGTGCATACTGGCGAAGGCAAGGGCAAATCGTCCAGTGCCTTCGGCATGGTGTTTCGCGCCGCCGGCTGGGGGATGAAGGTGTGCGTGATCCAGTTTATCAAGGGCCAGTGGCAAACCGGTGAACAAAAGGCCGCCGAGCGCTTTGATAATATCGAATGGCATGCCTTGGGCGACGGTTTTACCTGGAACACCAAAAATCCGGAGCAGGACATCAAAACCAGTCGCGAGATTTGGGAATTCAGCAAACAAAAAATCCTGTCGCGGGAATTCGATCTGGTGCTGCTGGATGAAATCAATTATTGCTGCGGGTACGGTTGGATCAGCGGCCAGGAAATCGCCGATTTTATCCGGGACCAGAAACCAACCTGGATGCATCTGGTATTGACCGGGCGTAATGCCGCGCCCGAGGTGATAGAGGCGGCGCATACCGTGACGGAAATGAAGCCCATCAAGCATGCCTTTCAGGTTGGGATCAAGGCCGAGCAAGGCGTGGAATTTTAG
- a CDS encoding ketosteroid isomerase-related protein, whose product MQQTKQLIEKYYQAFNNGDMDTFLNLLTDDVIHDINQGDREQGKAAFAEFMKKMNHHYKEQLVDMVIMTSEDGSRAAAEFVVLGEYLNTDEGLPEANGQRYRLPAGAFFEIRDGKVARISNYYNLGDWIEQVDPQ is encoded by the coding sequence ATGCAGCAAACCAAACAACTTATTGAAAAATACTATCAAGCCTTCAATAACGGCGATATGGATACTTTCCTGAACTTGTTGACCGATGATGTGATTCACGACATCAATCAGGGCGATCGCGAACAGGGTAAAGCCGCATTTGCCGAGTTCATGAAAAAAATGAATCACCATTACAAGGAGCAACTGGTCGACATGGTGATCATGACCAGCGAGGACGGCAGCCGTGCGGCGGCGGAATTCGTGGTGTTGGGCGAATATCTGAATACGGACGAAGGTTTGCCGGAAGCCAACGGCCAAAGATACCGTTTACCGGCCGGCGCGTTTTTTGAAATTCGTGATGGTAAAGTGGCGCGTATCAGCAACTATTATAATCTGGGCGATTGGATTGAGCAGGTCGATCCGCAGTAG
- a CDS encoding cobyrinate a,c-diamide synthase — translation MMKLALLAGTHSGCGKTTVMLALLQYLKSRGLKPRAFKVGPDFLDPLWHAAVSGRPSYNLDTQMVGITESRRLLNSLAEEEDCCLIEGVMGMFDGRAGVGQAGSSVDLAAQLQVPVILVVDARGMSGSIVPLVSGFCDLARQQGVSIAGIIANRLGSEHHAQLVREALAEYRLPPLIAWLSKQACVLEERHLGLKMPDMEQLPDFAAALQVDDALLSAVFSQWRGTETVRADTSALLQGKTVAIAKDQACCFIYPANVDWLMAQGAGVEYFSPLAGEAVPEADALWLPGGYPELHVKQLARSATWASLKAFVESGKPVLAECGGAMLLGEALLAIDGRSWPMADILPFVSRMQNKLAALGYREEASGMRGHEFHFSIRESKTSLAPAFVCNGDQGIRYKNLRASYNHWYFASAPRAASEWFS, via the coding sequence ATGATGAAACTCGCGCTGTTGGCCGGTACCCATTCCGGTTGCGGTAAAACCACGGTCATGCTGGCGTTGCTGCAATATTTGAAAAGCCGCGGCCTGAAGCCGCGTGCCTTCAAAGTCGGGCCGGATTTTCTCGATCCCCTGTGGCATGCGGCCGTCAGCGGGCGGCCTTCCTATAATCTCGATACGCAGATGGTGGGCATAACCGAATCTCGGCGTCTGCTGAATAGCTTGGCCGAGGAAGAGGATTGTTGCTTGATCGAAGGCGTGATGGGCATGTTCGATGGCCGTGCCGGGGTAGGGCAGGCAGGTTCCAGTGTCGATTTGGCCGCCCAACTCCAAGTGCCGGTGATTTTGGTGGTCGATGCGAGGGGCATGAGCGGTTCCATCGTGCCGTTGGTCAGCGGATTTTGCGACCTTGCCCGCCAACAAGGCGTCAGCATAGCCGGCATTATTGCCAATCGTTTGGGTAGCGAACATCATGCCCAACTGGTACGGGAAGCCCTGGCCGAATACCGCTTGCCGCCATTGATTGCCTGGTTGAGTAAACAAGCTTGCGTTCTGGAGGAGAGGCATTTGGGCCTGAAAATGCCGGATATGGAGCAATTGCCGGATTTTGCGGCGGCGTTGCAAGTCGATGACGCTCTATTATCGGCGGTATTTAGCCAGTGGCGAGGAACCGAAACGGTCCGGGCGGATACGTCGGCATTATTGCAGGGGAAGACGGTGGCGATTGCCAAGGATCAGGCCTGTTGTTTCATTTATCCAGCCAATGTGGATTGGTTGATGGCGCAGGGAGCCGGCGTGGAATATTTTTCGCCGTTGGCCGGCGAAGCGGTGCCGGAGGCCGATGCCCTATGGTTGCCGGGAGGCTACCCGGAGTTGCATGTCAAACAACTGGCCCGATCGGCAACCTGGGCGTCGCTGAAAGCCTTTGTTGAATCCGGCAAGCCGGTGTTGGCCGAGTGCGGTGGGGCCATGCTGTTGGGCGAGGCGCTGCTGGCCATCGACGGCCGAAGTTGGCCGATGGCCGATATTTTGCCGTTCGTGTCTCGTATGCAAAACAAACTGGCGGCCTTGGGTTATCGCGAGGAAGCATCCGGTATGCGCGGGCATGAGTTTCATTTTTCTATCCGCGAAAGCAAAACTTCCCTCGCGCCGGCTTTTGTTTGTAACGGCGACCAGGGCATACGCTATAAAAATCTGCGCGCCTCCTATAATCACTGGTATTTCGCCAGTGCGCCGCGCGCGGCATCCGAGTGGTTTTCATGA
- the mutM gene encoding bifunctional DNA-formamidopyrimidine glycosylase/DNA-(apurinic or apyrimidinic site) lyase, translated as MPELPEVETTCRGIAPHIQGKVFQQIIVRQPQLRWPVSDGLAATLAGLSLSRVSRRGKYLLLATEPGTLILHLGMSGNLRITGLGQEIGKHDHVDFVFNDGTVLRFNDPRKFGAVLWTDTPVEQHPLLAGLGPEPLSDAFGADYLFSHSRNRRAPIKNLIMDSHLVVGVGNIYASESLFLAGLHPNRPAGDIGLADCQRLAEAIKTVLQRAIEQGGTTLRDFTNAEGKPGYFQQSLSVYGRKGLSCLKCAEPIQQVKIGQRASYFCKVCQH; from the coding sequence ATGCCCGAATTACCCGAAGTCGAAACCACTTGCCGCGGCATCGCGCCGCATATCCAAGGCAAGGTTTTCCAACAAATCATCGTACGCCAGCCGCAATTGCGCTGGCCGGTTTCGGATGGCTTGGCGGCCACGCTGGCCGGTTTGAGTTTGTCTCGGGTCAGCCGGCGCGGTAAATATTTATTGCTGGCCACGGAACCCGGCACGTTGATCCTGCATTTGGGCATGTCCGGTAATCTGCGCATTACCGGACTGGGCCAGGAGATAGGCAAACACGACCATGTCGATTTCGTGTTTAACGACGGCACGGTATTACGCTTCAACGACCCGCGTAAGTTTGGCGCGGTCCTGTGGACCGATACTCCCGTCGAGCAGCATCCCTTACTGGCCGGTTTAGGTCCGGAACCATTATCGGATGCTTTCGGCGCCGATTACTTGTTCAGCCACAGCCGAAACCGGCGGGCGCCGATCAAAAACTTGATCATGGATAGCCATCTAGTCGTGGGGGTCGGCAACATTTATGCCAGCGAATCACTATTTTTAGCGGGCTTGCACCCGAACAGGCCGGCCGGAGACATCGGCTTAGCCGATTGCCAACGCTTGGCTGAAGCCATCAAAACCGTATTGCAACGAGCCATAGAGCAAGGCGGCACTACGTTGCGCGACTTTACCAACGCGGAAGGCAAACCGGGTTATTTTCAACAATCGTTGTCGGTTTATGGCCGGAAAGGCCTGTCTTGCCTGAAATGCGCCGAGCCCATCCAACAGGTTAAAATCGGCCAACGGGCCAGCTATTTTTGTAAGGTCTGCCAACACTGA